CCGTTTTCAGATAAAAATGGGATTTTTTGAAGGGAATAGTGATAGGCAGCTATACATGCGCCAATGATAGCGAGAATCAAACTATAAATCCCAATTCTATAATCTTTTCGTATAATAGCTGTTCCTAGTAAAAGAACTAGTGGATACATGAGAATACGTTGATACCAGCATAATGTACAGGGCTCATATTTCATTATTTCAGACAGATATAAACTCCCGAGGGTTGCAATAAAGGAAACCGACCAGCTACTAAACAATATGTATTCTAGTTTTTTTTCTGTATTGTTCATGACTTCACCCTTCCTTTTTTAAAGATGGAAATAATGAAATAAATCCTCCAAGAAAATAGAAGATAAAAAATAAATTTTAAAAATAGTTAGCTCAAGAGTTATTATAAATTATGTTTTTGTTTTGTATATTGAGAAAATTTTGATTTTATAAAATCTTATAGAAGAATAAAGTAAATAAGGTGAGAAGAATTGAAAGTAGGCATATGCTTTTTGGGGAATGCCTATGCCTATCAAGCAAATGTTTTATAGTACTCTCAAAACGAAAATTTCTTCTCTACAGTCATTTATAAGAATTCAGTTTGCCTTGTTATTTAAGTAACGGCTAATAATCAGTGGGGTATGAAGAAATCCCCACTGATTAAAGCTTTACTTTATTTTTACCGATCTAAGAATGAGCAAATGGTTATGTAAATAAAATAAAACTTGATATAATAACTATGAAATCGTTCTCAAATATGGAGGGAATATATGAAAAAAATAGGAGTAGGGATTGTAGGATTTGGATTTTCAAGTACAACATTTCACATCCCTTTATTACAAACGATTGATGAATATGATATTCGCGCTATTGTATCTTCGAAAGAAGAAGTAGTAAAGCAGGCATTACCAACTGTGCAAGTTGTTAACACAATTGAAGAATTGGTAGAACGAGAAGATATTGATCTTGTTGTTATTACGTCACCAAATACAACGCATTTTCCATTTGTAAAAGAAGCTATTGTACATGGAAAACATGTCGTTGTAGAAAAGCCATTTGTTGTTTCAGTTGAAGAGGGTGAAGAACTTATTAGATTGGCGAAAGAGCATAATGTCTTTGTTAGTGTTTATCATAATCGCCGCTTTGATAATGATTTTTTAACAATAAAGAAATTAATTGAGGAAAAACAAATTGGAAATGTGTATACATATGAAGCGCATTTTGATCGCTTCCGTCCTCATGTACGTGAGCGCTGGCGTGAAAAGAACTTACCAGGATCGGGGATTTTATACGATCTAGGATCGCATTTAATTGACCAGGCATTACATTTATTCGGAAAACCAGATGCTGTTAGTGCGGATATAGTAAAGCAACGACCTGGGGCAGAAACGGATGATTATTTCCATATTGTACTTTACTATGGAATCAAGCGTGTCATTTTACATAGTAGTAGTTATGTGAAACATGCAGGCCCTCATTTTAGTGTTCATGGGGATAAAGGCTCAATTGTTAAATATGGTATGGATTCACAAGAAGACCAATTAAAAGCTGGTATGAAGCCAGGTGATATAGGATATGGAGAAGATAGTGAAAGTAATTTTGCTGTTTTAGAAACAGAAGAAGAAGTGAAGCATATTCCAACAGAAGTGGGATGCTATGAAATGTATTATAAAGGAATTCGAGATAGTATAGTAAATGGTATGCAACCTCCTGTAACAGCTGAAGAGGGTTTACAGGTGATTCAACTTATTCAATTGGCAATTGAAAGTAGTGAAACAGGTAGAGTTATCTCACTATAAGTTAAAAAGACACGATTTCGTGTCTTTTTTTATGGGTTTTAGGATTGGAATATATGTTTTTGTTGTGGGATATAATTTTTCTCTTCGAATGAAATATAAACAATTCAAATTATTAATCTAATTTTCCCGAGTGACATTTTCAGGGTTGGAAAGCCCATAAAAAAACATCGTAATGATATCTTTT
This sequence is a window from Bacillus pseudomycoides DSM 12442. Protein-coding genes within it:
- a CDS encoding disulfide oxidoreductase — translated: MNNTEKKLEYILFSSWSVSFIATLGSLYLSEIMKYEPCTLCWYQRILMYPLVLLLGTAIIRKDYRIGIYSLILAIIGACIAAYHYSLQKIPFLSENGTSCGRIPCTGDYLDWFGFITIPFLALLAFLLIIICGFILMKISKERNSI
- a CDS encoding oxidoreductase; translated protein: MKKIGVGIVGFGFSSTTFHIPLLQTIDEYDIRAIVSSKEEVVKQALPTVQVVNTIEELVEREDIDLVVITSPNTTHFPFVKEAIVHGKHVVVEKPFVVSVEEGEELIRLAKEHNVFVSVYHNRRFDNDFLTIKKLIEEKQIGNVYTYEAHFDRFRPHVRERWREKNLPGSGILYDLGSHLIDQALHLFGKPDAVSADIVKQRPGAETDDYFHIVLYYGIKRVILHSSSYVKHAGPHFSVHGDKGSIVKYGMDSQEDQLKAGMKPGDIGYGEDSESNFAVLETEEEVKHIPTEVGCYEMYYKGIRDSIVNGMQPPVTAEEGLQVIQLIQLAIESSETGRVISL